Part of the Alteracholeplasma palmae J233 genome, TTACAAGTAGAATACGGAGCCATTCCATTTGTGGGGTATCAAAATATAAATCTTAATTTTTTAGAGTTAAAAAGATATATCGATCTAGAAAGTTGGAAAGCAGCATTAAGTGCTGTTAATGCAATCTATCTTATTAGTGACAGAAGTAATGGAAAAAGATATGTTGGATCTGCATATGGAACACAAGGGCTTTATGGCAAATGGAAAGAGTATTTAGAAAATGGATATTCAGAATTTGAATTAGGTAATGATAGTAGATTTCCAAATAAAAAACTAAAAGAAATCGCTAAAGATAGTTTAAGAGGAATGACATATATTGAAGCTAATTTCTCTTTTTCAATTTTAGAAACAATACCCAAAAACTATTTACCCGAAGATGTTATTAAAAGGGAAAATTACTATAAAGAAGTACTTCAAACAAGAAATGATTTATATGGGTATAACGCTAACTGAATCAAGAATAATATAGCATTCTATCAAATAGATAGAGAACTGTTACTATTCTATTTTTATAATGAGATATAAAATAAAAATGAAATGAGGGAAAATATGAAAACTATTACAATTAAATCAAAAGGGAAAATAAGTATTCAGCCAGATACAATTGAACTTAACTTTAAACTAAGTCATGAAAACAAAGAATATGATCAAACATTACTTGAAACAACAGAAAAATATAATACCTTACTATCCAAATTAGTTCATATTGGTTTTACCAAAGAATCACTTAAAACATTAGATTTCAACATACGAACAAACTATGAAGATCATCATGAAAATGGTAATTATAAAAGAGTATTTGTAGGATATATATGTACACAAATATTAAAACTATCATTTGATATTGATTATCATAAGCTTGCTCAAATTTTAGAAGCTATATCTAAATCAAAAACAAACCCAGAAATATCATTTAATTTTACTGTTAAAAATAAAGAAGTATACGCAGATAAAGCATTAAAGGATGCTGCTAAAAAAGCTTTTAAAACAGCTAAAAGCTTAGCTTTAGCATCAAATGTAACATTAGGAGAAGTTGTTTCTATTAATCACGCTATAGAAGATCATAGATTCATATCAGATACAAAAGTCCAAATGCATAAAAACTATGTATTATCTAGTTCAATAGAACTAGATTTAAATGTAGAAGATATTAAGATCGAAGAATTAGTAGAATTTACATTTGAAATCAAATAGAAAGATATAAGCGTACATTTAATTAGTGAAAAACAAATTATACAATTTAATTAAATCATTTAAACATATTG contains:
- a CDS encoding SIMPL domain-containing protein, producing the protein MKTITIKSKGKISIQPDTIELNFKLSHENKEYDQTLLETTEKYNTLLSKLVHIGFTKESLKTLDFNIRTNYEDHHENGNYKRVFVGYICTQILKLSFDIDYHKLAQILEAISKSKTNPEISFNFTVKNKEVYADKALKDAAKKAFKTAKSLALASNVTLGEVVSINHAIEDHRFISDTKVQMHKNYVLSSSIELDLNVEDIKIEELVEFTFEIK
- a CDS encoding GIY-YIG nuclease family protein; amino-acid sequence: MGIKLNQLLGLTKEEIKNSKINLNMTSEKRECLDLWLKNKDVSFSYWSHQSGRKNYQEGNYSFGFVRLGNNKWLLITASVITKVPDNPNGGHCEYSIIDKYRPLFGRLIINLEKGNKYARYVFKLDTFIDNAEVDQILQVEYGAIPFVGYQNINLNFLELKRYIDLESWKAALSAVNAIYLISDRSNGKRYVGSAYGTQGLYGKWKEYLENGYSEFELGNDSRFPNKKLKEIAKDSLRGMTYIEANFSFSILETIPKNYLPEDVIKRENYYKEVLQTRNDLYGYNAN